A region of Lycium barbarum isolate Lr01 chromosome 1, ASM1917538v2, whole genome shotgun sequence DNA encodes the following proteins:
- the LOC132631014 gene encoding GDSL esterase/lipase At5g45960-like — protein sequence MSLLHSLIALLLIFFMLEAPTQAQGKNLVSAILIFGDSTADPGNNNYITTPFKSNFSPYGKDFLNRVPTGRFTNGMLATDFVARYVGVKDYVPAYLDPSLSIEELKTGVSFASAGTGYDPLTPKISSVISLSKQLEYFKEYQGKIEATIGKEQMNNLIKEALVLVSAGTNDFVVNYNTFPVRRKNYTISAYTDFLLQHVEQFLQELLDQGARKIGVVGLPPMGCLPVVITLHSDDAFSKRGCADFFSSIARDYNSKLQNHLNTMQTRFANLGSRIAYMDIYGPLMDTILGHKYDIEKANRGCCGTGLLETTFLCNPYSYVCQDASKYVFWDSIHPTEKTYYLISQALQPTIDSITKY from the exons ATGAGTCTTTTACATTCTCTTATTGCTCTTTTGCTAATTTTCTTCATGTTGGAAGCTCCCACTCAAGCTCAAGGGAAGAATTTAGTTTCTGCCATTTTGATCTTTGGAGACTCAACAGCTGATCCTGGAAATAATAACTACATAACAACTCCTTTCAAGAGTAATTTTTCACCCTATGGGAAGGATTTTCTCAACCGTGTTCCAACTGGGAGGTTTACTAATGGGATGCTTGCTACTGATTTCGTTG CTAGGTATGTTGGTGTGAAAGATTATGTGCCTGCATATTTGGATCCAAGTTTAAGTATTGAAGAGCTCAAGACTGGAGTTAGTTTTGCTTCTGCTGGGACTGGATATGATCCCCTCACACCAAAAATCAGT AGTGTGATCTCATTATCGAAGCAGCTAGAATATTTCAAGGAATATCAAGGAAAAATAGAGGCAACTATTGGAAAAGAGCAAATGAATAATTTGATAAAGGAAGCATTGGTCTTGGTTAGTGCAGGCACAAATGACTTTGTTGTTAATTACAACACATTTCCAGTTCGTCGTAAAAACTACACCATCTCAGCCTACACAGATTTCTTGTTACAACATGTGGAGCAATTCCTACAG GAATTGTTGGATCAAGGGGCTAGGAAAATTGGTGTGGTAGGTCTACCACCAATGGGTTGTTTACCAGTTGTCATCACTCTTCACTCTGATGATGCATTTTCAAAGAGAGGTTGTGCTGATTTTTTCTCTTCCATTGCTAGAGACTACAATTCCAAGCTCCAAAACCACCTAAATACCATGCAAACTAGGTTTGCAAACTTGGGTTCTCGAATTGCTTATATGGATATCTATGGACCATTGATGGACACGATTCTTGGCCACAAATATG ATATTGAAAAGGCTAACCGTGGCTGTTGTGGTACGGGCTTATTGGAAACTACATTTTTGTGCAACCCATATTCATATGTTTGCCAAGATGCATCAAAGTATGTGTTTTGGGATTCAATACATCCAACTGAGAAGACATATTATCTTATTTCTCAAGCACTTCAGCCAACTATTGATTCCATCACCAAGTATTAG